A segment of the Selenomonadales bacterium genome:
ACGTTTTGGCTGCGACCGGATGTGCGGTTTAGCGACGGGCGTCCGTTGACCGCACGCGACGTTAAGTTTACTGTCGACACTATTCTCCACCCGGACTACGACGGTCCGCGCCGCATCAACGTCCTGCACGTGGCCGAAGTGACTACGGAAGGCGACCACATTGTGCGGTTTAGGCTGCGCCAAGTAGACGCCGCTTTTCTTTCTAACCTGTGGATTGGGATTATTCCACACCATATCCTTGGCACGGTTCCGGTGCGCGAACATCGCGCGCATGCCTTTGGCCGTCAGCCCATTGGCGCGGGGCCATATCTTTTGGAGCGGATTGTGCCCGGTCAGTTTGCGGTATTGCAGCGCAACCCAAACTTTTGGATGGCACCGCGCCCCTATATTGAGCGCATCGTTTTTCGGCGTTACGTCGATATGAACGTTATGCAGGCGGCCTTCGAAGTTGGAGATATCGATTGGATGACCATTGTGCCTGACGCCGTGGACCGGGTGCGACGCGAGATGAATGACCGCGCAGACTTTCGCGAAATCCCCTCGCACGGCTACGATTTTATGGCGCTTAATCACGAACACGCAATACTGCATGACCGGCGCGTGCGGCAAGCGTTAAAGTATGCGCTTGACAGGCCAGCTGTTGTCAGGAATGTGTTGAATGGGCTAGGGACCGTAGTGAACTCGCACCAGTTACCTACATCTTGGGCTTCCGGTGCGCCGAACCTCAACGACTACGCCTATAATCCTAATCGCGCCCGTCAGCTCTTGGACGAAGCCGGGTGGAGAGTCCCCAGCGGAGCCCGCGACGGTCTGCGTCGCCGCGACGGGTCTCCTACCGGGGAGACTATGCGCCTCAACATCTTATGGAACACCGGCAACGTCATCCGCCAAGACATTGCCGCCATGGCGGTGCGGCAGTGGCGAGAGGTGGGCGTTGATGCTTCGGATGCTGCTCTGGAGTGGGCAGTCATGCTGGGACGATTTGAGCGTACGGAGTACGATGTGCTGATTATCGGCCGCGTCCCCGGCTTAGACCCCGACCCCTTTCGGTTCTTCCACTCCTCGCAGGCGGTGCGGGGCCCCGATAGGCGTGTCATGGGTGTGAACTACCAGCTGTTTAGGCATGCCGAGGTCGACAGGTTACTTGAAGCAGGACGGCTGACCGTTGACATGGCGGAGCGGCGCGCCATCTATCACCGCGTTGACCAGATATTGAACCATGAGCTCCCCTACATCTGGCTGTTCCAACGCATCACGGTGCGCGGCGTCTGGCGGCACGTGCAAGGTATTGTCGAAGTTCCCATTGCCGGAGGCCCGATTGGTATAGGCCCAGTATTGGGCGAGGCTCGGTACATTGTGGGCGCGGCTAGATAGCAGCATCTCTGTTAGAAAGAGGGTGACTTACCATGCAGTTTCGCGACAAACGTGTCATTGCGTTTGACTTGGGCTATACCCTAGTCACAAATGACCGAGCTAGCGTTCACCAACACTACTTGCTCCGCCACGGGGTGAGCGTGGAGCAAGAGGCGATTGCCAGGGCTTATCACGTTGTGATCAAAGAATTCATGCGCCGCTATCCAAAAGCTATATCTATGGACTGGCGACAGTTCCTCCCTTGGCTTCTTGGCAGAGTAAACTTCGAGCTAGGGCACCGTTTGGACTTGATTGAACAAACAGAGTACATGTTTGGTATGAGTGCGGGAAGAGATCATATTTGGCGTCCATTTCCTTGGACAACCGATACTTTGCTCAAAATTGGGGAGCGAGGCTATCGTATTGCCTTGCTCTCTAATTGGGACTTAAGTGCAAGAGCGGTTTTGCGGAGCCTTGAACTTGATTCCTACTTTGAGGTTACTGTGATTTCAAGTGAAGTCGGCTGCGAAAAGCCCGATGCTAGGATCTTTCATGAACTGCTTAAGCAACTTCACTGCGGTCCAGACGAAGTCCTATATGTAGGCGACAACTACTATGACGATGTTATAGCTGCACAGGCGGCAGGAATTGCGGCAGTTCTGCTGAATCCATATGGAAGCCTAGGGATCGAGGAGCTAGACTTTTCCCCGGTTGTGCCCGATATTCGCTCGCTACTGGAGATGATCTAGCTAACTAACGCCCGTTCCGTACGTAACACAACGTAGGGACGGGCGTTTGAGAAGGAGTGAAGTTGTGAGTAAGATTATCGAAGTCGCGGGCCTAACAAAGAGCTATGGCCAAGTGCATGCTGTGCGCGGCATAGACTTCTACGTCGAGGAAGGCGCCTTTTTTGCCTTCCTTGGCCCAAACGGCGCAGGGAAGTCAACGACCATTGACATCATTTGTACTTTGCTCGCGCCGGACGGCGGGGCAGTAACCGTCAACGGCTACACATTAGGCAAAGATGACGACCACATTCGCGCGCATATCGGGGTGGTGTTTCAGCACGGCATGCTCGACGAGCTACTGACGGTGCGCGAGAATCTTGCATTGCGCGCTAGCTTTTACGGGTTTTCAGGGGCGAAGCTACGAGAACAAGTACAGCAGGCCGCACAAGCCGCCGAGGTCGAGGACTTCCTGACGCGGCCTTATGGCAAGCTCTCAGGTGGCCAAAAGCGACGCGCGGATATTGCGCGGGCGCTAGTACATACTCCCCGCGTTTTGTTTCTCGATGAGCCGACCGCAGGGCTTGACCCGCAGACGCGCAAGCACGTTTGGCAGACTATCCGCAATCTCCAGCAGGAGCAGGGCATGACAGTTTTTATGACGACACACTACATGGAAGAGGCTGCTAATGCCGATTACGTCGCTGTCATCAACCACGGCAAGATTCGCGCCAAAGGTCGTCCGGCAGAACTAAGGGAGCAGTACAGCAGCGACTTCCTGAAGCTGTCGTTCAAAGAGCTGGCGCCCTTAGAAGCTCTTCTCAGTAACGCCCAGGTAGATTACGAGGTTGTTGGGAAGCGCGTTGAAATCAAACTTCGGCGCACACTCGATGCCTTGCCCCTGCTCACACTCTGCGAAGCTCACTTAACTGGCTTTGAAGTCGTAAGCGGCAGTCTCGATGACGCCTTTATTGCCATTACGGGAGGGGAGTTGAGAGCATGAGCATGCTAAGCTTTACGGATCGCAACCTCAAGGTGTTCTTCCGCGACCGTTTATCGGTGTTCTTTTCGTTGCTCTCTGTCTTTATCACGATTGGCATGTATGTGCTGTTCCTGGGCGACATGATGCAGCGCAACGTCGGAGAAGCAGCGGGGGCACGATTTGTCGCCGACAGCTGGATAATGGCCGGGCTGCTCGCCATGGTCGCGGTTACGGCTAGCATGGGGGCGTTAGGAACCATGGTAGAGGATCGCAGCAAGAAGCTGCTGCGCGACTTCCGCGCCTCTCCCCTCAAGCGCTCCACCCTAGTTGGCGGCTATATGCTTGGCGCACTGGTTGTGGGTCTAGTGCTTTCACTGCTTACCTTTGTACTCGGGCAGCTTTATATAGTAGCTTACGGCGGGCAGTTTCTTAGCCTCGCGAACGCGATGAGAGTCTTAGGCATTATGATGCTAAATGTCGCTTCCAGCACGGCGATGATGATCTTTATGGTTTCATTCTTTAGCTCTACTAACGCCTATGGTGCCGCAGCCTCCGTCCTAGGTGCGCTGATTGGGTTTTTGACGGGAATATATGTGCCTATTGGCGTATTGCCTGCAGGGGTGCAATACGCAGTCAAGCTCTTTCCTCCCTCCCACGGCGCGGCACTATTCCGTCAAGTGATGATGGAGGATGCCATGGCGCAAGTTTTCGCCGGAGCTCCGGCACAGGTCCTATCAGACTTTAGGCGTGGCTTTGGGGTAGTATTCGAGTATGGCGGCGTAACGGCCGACACCACGACGCACGTCCTAGTTCTCCTTGGCTCAACAGCCGTCTTCTTTGCGTTAGCAGTCTGGAACCTAACCCGCAAGTCCTGAAGCAAAAGGCGAAGCAAAAGGGACGGAGCTTTTTGCTTCGTCCCTTAGCTTTCCTAGCGCGTGGGCACAGGAGGTTGAACGGGCTGCGCGCCGGAAAAGAGAAACACTCCGTAGCGGAAGATGACATAGCACACCATCGCTACCACCCACATTTCCAGGACCATAATCGAGGCGGCCAGCAGGGGGATGCCACGCCCTGACTGATGCAGAAATGCATTCGCAGTCTTAAAAGCGATAGCGGCGATGACAAAAGGAAAAGTAAAGGCCGAAAAACTCGGCGCAAAGTGGAGTCTAAGGAGGCGCGGCATTGCACAGAGCACTCCGACCATGCTAAGAGTCGTGCAAGCGAGAAGCAAGTAAACAATGCCGATGTTTCGTTCCGGGAAACTTGCTAAGTAGCCAACCAAGGTAAGGCTACTAGGCGCGACTAAGATTGCGGTAGTCGGCAAGAGGGCGGCAGGTATTTGCTTAACCACCAGCAACCGATAAACTACCGCAGGCAGTAAGGTAAAGTAGGCGGCCAGCGCAAACCAAAACAGGGACTGCCCTAGTGGCCGCAAGCCAAAGCCTGTGGCGGTAATGCTAAATATACCTAGCCCGACATAGGGTATGAACCAGCTTGGCAATACGGCCTTAGCAGCAAAGGGCAAGGCGTGGCGGAGCGTGAAGGAGACAAGCAAACACACGTGCATAAGAAGTGCCGACCACCAGATGGCCAGCGCAAGGCT
Coding sequences within it:
- a CDS encoding TDT family transporter, with the protein product MLKKLPYPVAGLMLGLASLGNLLLSYGTSYRYALGVLAAVILVALVAKAVIYPEELRTALRTPPVAAVLPTFSMGLSLLTAYIRPYAPSLALAIWWSALLMHVCLLVSFTLRHALPFAAKAVLPSWFIPYVGLGIFSITATGFGLRPLGQSLFWFALAAYFTLLPAVVYRLLVVKQIPAALLPTTAILVAPSSLTLVGYLASFPERNIGIVYLLLACTTLSMVGVLCAMPRLLRLHFAPSFSAFTFPFVIAAIAFKTANAFLHQSGRGIPLLAASIMVLEMWVVAMVCYVIFRYGVFLFSGAQPVQPPVPTR
- a CDS encoding ABC transporter permease, coding for MSMLSFTDRNLKVFFRDRLSVFFSLLSVFITIGMYVLFLGDMMQRNVGEAAGARFVADSWIMAGLLAMVAVTASMGALGTMVEDRSKKLLRDFRASPLKRSTLVGGYMLGALVVGLVLSLLTFVLGQLYIVAYGGQFLSLANAMRVLGIMMLNVASSTAMMIFMVSFFSSTNAYGAAASVLGALIGFLTGIYVPIGVLPAGVQYAVKLFPPSHGAALFRQVMMEDAMAQVFAGAPAQVLSDFRRGFGVVFEYGGVTADTTTHVLVLLGSTAVFFALAVWNLTRKS
- a CDS encoding ABC transporter ATP-binding protein, which translates into the protein MSKIIEVAGLTKSYGQVHAVRGIDFYVEEGAFFAFLGPNGAGKSTTIDIICTLLAPDGGAVTVNGYTLGKDDDHIRAHIGVVFQHGMLDELLTVRENLALRASFYGFSGAKLREQVQQAAQAAEVEDFLTRPYGKLSGGQKRRADIARALVHTPRVLFLDEPTAGLDPQTRKHVWQTIRNLQQEQGMTVFMTTHYMEEAANADYVAVINHGKIRAKGRPAELREQYSSDFLKLSFKELAPLEALLSNAQVDYEVVGKRVEIKLRRTLDALPLLTLCEAHLTGFEVVSGSLDDAFIAITGGELRA
- a CDS encoding HAD-IA family hydrolase; its protein translation is MQFRDKRVIAFDLGYTLVTNDRASVHQHYLLRHGVSVEQEAIARAYHVVIKEFMRRYPKAISMDWRQFLPWLLGRVNFELGHRLDLIEQTEYMFGMSAGRDHIWRPFPWTTDTLLKIGERGYRIALLSNWDLSARAVLRSLELDSYFEVTVISSEVGCEKPDARIFHELLKQLHCGPDEVLYVGDNYYDDVIAAQAAGIAAVLLNPYGSLGIEELDFSPVVPDIRSLLEMI